The Aedes albopictus strain Foshan chromosome 2, AalbF5, whole genome shotgun sequence region atgtgGTTTTTtcccgttcctgagttatgatcaattttgtggaaattgtacagatgttggttgattttcgaccgtcttgatcattaatttgcacaaaaataatcattactcaggaacgaaaaaaaacacGCTTCCCCGAGCGTGGAATCGACGAAGCCCTAGCATTGATTGGTAAAAGCAAAagctaaggacagacttgttagaatcccaaaatggccgccacaatggccgactttggcagctactcacgatttcaagggcacaaatctcttcgtaaacaaaaccagcgcatctgatcttattattttaaccctctaatacccaagccTTTAGactgggtatagtttgagcatttttgtaatctcATTTGTGTAATGTCGTGGaagatcatttttttatatttttggcaaatatttaggactgttctgcatatctcaaaatggtttttggtgttttttaaagcgtatttacaagttttttaaatcatttaaaaaatgatgtttaagtcaccttttagaagtcattgtttattttgtattgaatcgctacaattaacatgttttaaatttttcccaaatcatactatccttgttgaatagtttaagggaatcgaatacactctaaaattattttccataaaattacacggaaaataaaattttctgtgaaaaaaaatttaaataataaataaaataatcataaaatctcaaaatgttttcatctcaaaaaatccgttccccaaattggcttccaggaaaaatataaaagtgtagggatgttcaaaaataaaaattagaaaaatcaaaaactgaaattcacaaaatcgagaattaaaaagaatcatcttccaaaacatgtttaaatcgattttagatgacgaaaaatgatatttagataaaaatcaaaaatttgggtattagagggttaagcttattacgagtgagcaagaacaaaataatgaaATGCAGTagtgtgtgaagcttgcttcttgagatttgtgcgtttgaagttctgatgcactgttgaagcgggatttcaaaccGTTTGTTCCTTATAGCTGGGCAAGCCTCGCACATTGCACTCGATGTGTACAGACGTACGATAGAGGAAAAATATCGTGATTTCGAACTCTGGTATACTGATGGATCCCTTGCTGATGGAAAAGTGGGATATAGTATAATAAGACCGAATATCAGAATGAAGGTAGTTTGGCAAAATAGTGTTCTGTTTTTACAGCTGAAGCCCAAGCGCTCTTCGAATCATTCTAACAAGTCAACAACAAATCTGTTATTTTTAGCGACTCAGCCAGCTGTTTGTCTGCGCTGAAATCAGGAAAATCCAAAAACTGTTACATTCAACAGTAAGAAGCGGACATCACAGGTAAAAATGTACATTTCTGCTGGATTCTCGGGCATTCGGGCACACCGGGTAAAGAAAGAGCCGAAGACGCAGCGCGTTATGGAAGGAATCACCCAACACTTCTTGATTGAGTTCCATGTTAGGACATCACCAGATGAATACAAATGGAAACAATAAAAACGCATCATCTTATATTGCACCAAAGCCCTAGAAAAACTCTGCGAATCGTTAAAAATAATGTTGCAAGATTCGTAGATAGAGATAACAAGAGGGAACATGTAGTATTGACTAGCTTACGTCTGGGACATgcgctttttacaaaaaaaaaacatatttttagtAAACAACCGCCAGGAATGTGCAAACAAAAATAGCAGTTCGCCATGTACTCGTTGCGTGCCAGCGATATAAGGCTGAACGTGATCAACTAGGAAtaagtaacactagtttacaaaataaaacgaaagtcgtgaacttctgtcaacgaccaaaatttttgaagcataatttagcgctgatttcaaaaccgtgtttcaaaaaatttaaagtagaacagtttttgagttttagctcaatatcgagttttacaactttttaaaatgtggaatttaataaaattcaaaaatcgtgcgttttgttcaactaactttaaatctttttccataaattaaaagctgaatataataccattcgatcatccgaatacaggttttgggtcagattgatgaaattcaagatattggcgagttttggggacgatctccttaaattttagcaaaatttccaaaattatatgaagaaatgtatttttttcaacaagaaaatgaatatttaaaaattctttctcaacgtttatttgacatatcatatgtaggcgagtaacagtaaaaaaatcagctcaatcggagcattgattacggagaatgagaagtgtgaagtgagcgacgttgcttaaaaatagaacaaaaatcgatttcaaatcattaaccttgtatggaaagtcgaaaaaatttccgctctactgtaatttttttccctcgcgttttcgaactcagggcatgattctacaccaaaaacaatcatcagcttaccgagttcaaaaatgctgtaaactagtgtaatcaataagCGAGATTTAGTGTAATAACAAGCAAGCGAAAGATAAAATTATCAGGTTCTTGAAAAACATTGAAATGTTCAGTAGCGTACAAGTCGTTTAGTAATAAGCTATTTATTATGTAATTTAATTTTTCAAATAATAAACATTCTAAAGAGACGAATGATCTTCTGGGTAAAGCGTTAAGAAGAAAAACTTTTTACAATTATTGTTGCGCCCCTCGGGCGATACGCACCTACCATCGCATCACCTTGGTTCGTCGACCGTCGGTAGAAATGACGTTCCATTGTCCGAATAGGTAGCTGACGTGGTCATTGGTTTGACAGAGAGCAGAAAAACACAGAAGAATGCTGATTCATGTTGATGTTCAGTGAGAAATCTACAATTTGTAAAATTATAACTAGTTTCTATTGGAATACTTAGCTATCAGTGCTGAAGATTGGTGAGGAGTGAAGTAATTACCCACTATTTGTTGGATCAATTCGAAGAATTTAatatttgttatatttagatcaaTATTACTCCCTTTGATTCCCGGTCCGCAATCGTGCCCAATTCATTATTCTATGGTTTGGAAACTTCATAGATTGTTGGGCTAAATTGAGTGCAAAGGGGTAAGAACTAAACCTAAAACATGCATTTGAATTGATTAAAAACTTATCCTAAATGTTTAAAACCTAATATTACATGCAGCTTAACCTAAATACGAAGGAGGCTTCAATCAGCAGAGTCGAGGTAGAAGAGATTGCAGGAGGCACTAAACGTAAGGTGAAATTGATTGTATCAAAACCCCATATTAACCCCCTATCATTATATTAAAGGAAATTTTAACCAGCCAAAAGTGTGCGTTGGTTCATTTTTTCGGAAGACGATCCCTCCAGTTGGCGCGGCCAACAAATTAAAATTTCGTTTACCCCGGAACGATGTCGGATCCAGGTATGGATGCTGCAAAGAAGACCAAAGGTAAGCAGCAGAAGTCTCCTCCTAGTATAAGGTCAGTAAATAAAGAACCCCCCAAAGACCCGTCTAAACAGACCCAGAACAAAGCCTCAAAAAGCGACATCGTCGCCAGTTCGACCTCTAAACCTCTAAATCCCCCTAAATCAGACCCTCAAGCCACCATTTCGGCTGAAAAGAGTTGTGCGTTATGCGAAAACCCGGTCAATGAGCGTATGGTGCAATGCAATACATGTGACGTGTGGCATCATTTCTCGTGCGTGGGTGTTTCCGAGGATATCAAGGGCTACAATTGGACCTGCTTGAAATGCGATACCGCGAAGGCAGCCAAAGGTGCGATTCCACGGAAGATGATGAcgcgagctgcagctgcaaaaggTACAAAGAAGGCGAATCGGAAGGAGGGGCAGATAGATGGAGTGAACGAGCAGACGAAAGAGGCCGATGAGCTAGCCGGTGCAGTCGGAGGGCCAGCTCCAAGCTTGAAAGCGAGCCGGGCCGGTTCCGTAGTTTCAGCAGCATCACGAAAGTCGGCAAAAGCTCGTTTGGACGTGGAACTGCAGCAGATCAAAGCTGAGGAGGAGTTGATGCGAGAAGAAATGCAACGGAAGCGAGAATTGGCGAAGAAGAAGTTCGAGGTCCTGAAGGAGATGGCTGATCTGGAAGGTAGTGGCGAATCCGCTGTTGATCAGCCGAATGTCGTCAATAAAGTTGAGCACTGGTTGAAGCGTCACAGCGAGATCCGTGAAAAGGACAAGCAGTCGTACAAGGAAGCCAGAGATTATGATTCTGAAGACTGCGTGGAAACCGAGGCTTCGAGCGAAATTTCAGCGTCTGGTAGCGAATCAGATAGTGACGAAGAGACGTCGACGGACAGCGGAGCGGATCGAGATGGTAGAGCAGATGGAGCGCAATCCGTCGGAGAGCTCGTAGGGCGAAGGCATCTCAGGCCTAAAATGACCTCGACCAGGAAGGTcccgaaaggtggaagtagcaaccGATCTGGAACGGAGCGACAACAATCATTGCGGAGCGACAGGAAGCTTTCGAAGGATGAACTAGCAGCCCGTCAAGTTGTTCCTCGCGAACTGCCGAAGTTTAGCGGTAATCCGGAGGAATGGCCGATGTTTGTGTCAACGTACGAAGATACTTCAGCCATGTGTGGATACACGGACGCCGAAAACATGATTCGCCTCAGGAACTGTTTGAAGGGAGATGCGTTCAACGCTGTCCGAAGCTTTTTGATGCGGCCTGAAACCGTGGGAAGAGCGATCAGTGCGTTGAAGCTGCGGTTTGGCAGACCGGAGACGATTATCGACTACTTAAAGGAGAAAATAATAGCAATGCCGATCATCAAGCCGGACGCGATGGACAAGCTGGTCGACTTTGCGCTGGAAGTTCAAAACCTCTGTGCTACGATAGAAGCTTGCGGAGAGAAGCAGTACATGTGTGATACGACGTTGatgaaggaattcgagaagaagttGCCACCGCAAATTAGACTGGACTGGGCCCGATACAAGAGGAAGTTGCGGAAAGCGAAGCTGTCCACGTTTGGCCGGTGGATATACAACCTGGCGGAGGATGTGAACGTGGTCTTCGAACCGCAGTGCCGTGGAAACAAGACGCAGGAGTTCGCGAGAGGAGTTCGTAAGGAGAAGTACGTGAGCACCCACGCTGAAGTGCCGGTCACGGATAGGTATCAGCAAGCCCGCCAAACTCAGCAGTCAGCAGTCGTAGGGAGCGGAGAATCGAAACCCTGCCCGGCCTGCAAGAGTGATTGCAAGTGTCTGGCAAAATGCAAAAGATTCCTGGATTTGTCGTACGAGGCGAAATGGGCCACTGTTCGCGGCTTCAATTTCTGTCGCAAGTGTCTTCGGCAACATAAAGGTGGCTGCAATTCCGGAGAATGTGGAAAGAACGGTTGCACGTTCAAGCACCACGTATTACTCCACAGAGACTTAGCCGTACCCGGTGCATCGAGCAGTGTTACATCCAACAGATGTGGGTCTTCAAAGCAGAACGAAGAACGCAATGTGAATACGCACCAATCATCAACAGGTCCAGGATCGTTCCGGTACCTGCCGGTAACTCTGTATGGCGACGGAGTGCACGTGAGATGTTACGCCTTTTTAGACGATGGGTCAGAGTTGACACTCATCGATCAGCAGCTTGCGGAGGATCTTAAGCTTTCTGGAGCAGTTCTGCCTCTCTGCCTGAAATGGACGGGAGGTACCCACCGCTACGAATCAGACTCACAGAGTATCAACGTCGAAATAGGCGGAAAGGATGGAAAGCGGACGTTATTGCAGGATGTGAGGACTGTCGAAGAGCTACAACTGCCGTACCAGTCACTAGATATGGACCAACTCTCAGAGCGGTACGGCTACCTGCGTGGTCTGCCCGTGGACTCGTATTGTAACGTTCGTCCACGAATACTGATTGGATTGAAGCATGCCAACCTAATGCTGGTGCGAAGGAGTCGTGAAGGCAAAATGGGTGAGCCAATCGCCGTCAAAACCAATCTTGGCTGGACTGTATACGGTGGCTGGGAATCGCAGGACTTTTCGAGTACAGCCAGTCATACGTACCACATCTGCTCCTGCAACGAACCAGGCCTGACGCATCTGAATCAGATGGTGAAAGATTACTTCTCCATGGATGGTTTGGTAGTTCAACCGAGCCACGTCGGACGGCTTTCTAAGGACGATGAACGCGCCATGGCTCTTCTGGAATCTCGCACTCACTTCAACGGAGAACGTTACGAAGCAGGCCTGTTATGGCGGTCCGACAAAATCCGTCTGCCGGACAACAAAGCAGTTGCAGTTCGTCGTTGGAGATGCTTGGAAAAACGCATGGAGAAGGACACGGAGTTAGCGAACATCCTGCACGAAAAGATTGCGGAATACAGGTCGAAAAACTACATCCGCAAGCTAACGTCGGAGGAGCTGTCAACAACATACGAGCGGGTATGGTACTTGCCTATTTTTCCGGTATACAATCCGAATAAGCCAGGCAAGGTCCGGATTGTGTGGGACGCTGCCGCCCAAGCATACGGGATATCACTGAATTCGGTGCTCCTCACTGGCCCAGACCAGTTAGCGTCTCTTGTGGGCATCCTGTACCAATTCCGTGAGCATCGAATAGGCGTTTGTGCCGACATCCGTGAGATGTTCCATCAGGTCGACATCAATCCTGAGGACCAGCAATGTCAGCGTTTTCTTTGGCGTGACCGCGACGAACACGGTGATCCAAGCATCTACGTCATGCAGGTAATGACATTCGGGGCGAGCTGTTCTCCTGTCACAGCCCAGTTTGTGAAGAACAAGAACGCCGAAAGATTCGAAGAAGAATATCCAACAGCGGTAGCGGTCATCAAAAAACGGCACTACGTGGATGACATGGTTTTCAGCGTTGAAACGGAGCAAGAAGCAGTTGAACTGGCGGAGTCGGTGCGTTTCATCCACATGGAGGGTGGATT contains the following coding sequences:
- the LOC134286697 gene encoding uncharacterized protein LOC134286697, with amino-acid sequence MSDPGMDAAKKTKGKQQKSPPSIRSVNKEPPKDPSKQTQNKASKSDIVASSTSKPLNPPKSDPQATISAEKSCALCENPVNERMVQCNTCDVWHHFSCVGVSEDIKGYNWTCLKCDTAKAAKGAIPRKMMTRAAAAKGTKKANRKEGQIDGVNEQTKEADELAGAVGGPAPSLKASRAGSVVSAASRKSAKARLDVELQQIKAEEELMREEMQRKRELAKKKFEVLKEMADLEGSGESAVDQPNVVNKVEHWLKRHSEIREKDKQSYKEARDYDSEDCVETEASSEISASGSESDSDEETSTDSGADRDGRADGAQSVGELVGRRHLRPKMTSTRKVPKGGSSNRSGTERQQSLRSDRKLSKDELAARQVVPRELPKFSGNPEEWPMFVSTYEDTSAMCGYTDAENMIRLRNCLKGDAFNAVRSFLMRPETVGRAISALKLRFGRPETIIDYLKEKIIAMPIIKPDAMDKLVDFALEVQNLCATIEACGEKQYMCDTTLMKEFEKKLPPQIRLDWARYKRKLRKAKLSTFGRWIYNLAEDVNVVFEPQCRGNKTQEFARGVRKEKYVSTHAEVPVTDRYQQARQTQQSAVVGSGESKPCPACKSDCKCLAKCKRFLDLSYEAKWATVRGFNFCRKCLRQHKGGCNSGECGKNGCTFKHHVLLHRDLAVPGASSSVTSNRCGSSKQNEERNVNTHQSSTGPGSFRYLPVTLYGDGVHVRCYAFLDDGSELTLIDQQLAEDLKLSGAVLPLCLKWTGGTHRYESDSQSINVEIGGKDGKRTLLQDVRTVEELQLPYQSLDMDQLSERYGYLRGLPVDSYCNVRPRILIGLKHANLMLVRRSREGKMGEPIAVKTNLGWTVYGGWESQDFSSTASHTYHICSCNEPGLTHLNQMVKDYFSMDGLVVQPSHVGRLSKDDERAMALLESRTHFNGERYEAGLLWRSDKIRLPDNKAVAVRRWRCLEKRMEKDTELANILHEKIAEYRSKNYIRKLTSEELSTTYERVWYLPIFPVYNPNKPGKVRIVWDAAAQAYGISLNSVLLTGPDQLASLVGILYQFREHRIGVCADIREMFHQVDINPEDQQCQRFLWRDRDEHGDPSIYVMQVMTFGASCSPVTAQFVKNKNAERFEEEYPTAVAVIKKRHYVDDMVFSVETEQEAVELAESVRFIHMEGGFEIRNWVSNSPLVLSTMNGDESTEKDLNISAEMASQKILGMWWDTKDDVFKYKICWTRFDSALLDGSRCPTKREILRTLMTIYDPLGLIDHFLVLLKILLQEVWRANVDWDERIPDNLFEKWRDWLQLLPEVEKLRIPRCYRQVVSSLGAASVEIHVFVDASESAMAAAVFLRLVEGNQVECSLIAAKTRVAPLKYTSIPRLELQAAVFGCRLAKNVIGNLTVNISKCTYWTDSRNVLCWLRADHKRYSAFVGSRVSEIQESTDVREWRWVPTRSNVADDGTRWRDRIDLSASSRWFKAPEFLMQAEEDWPTLPQKLLSTEEEMRPSLLLHFKVPEPAIDVGRFSSWRRLLAVTGYVLRFCLNLQRRRSQHPLRTGPLSSEELREAEEHHYRQAQQDVYQDEVAALETKESTIKRIPKTSPLYKLSPFVDESGVMRMKGRTTVCAYLHSDAKNPVILPPKHPVTSLILVHYHEKFLHRNYEIVVNEVRQKYSIFRLRQALTAIRRSCQWCKNRDVLPQPPEMADLPAARLSAYTRPFAHVGVDYFGPIEVTVGRRVEKRWGVLLTCLTVRAVHIEVAHSLTTSSCIMALRNFTARRGTPVSFYSDRGTNFVGANRELQEAMEAVNQNQLMREFVTSSTAWQFNPPAAPHMGGSWERLIQSVKRNLMEVLHARRPTDEELRNALTEIEGVLNTRPLTHVPIDDEAAPALTPNHFLLGSSDGSKPLSLVDADTAALRRGHPTSQWLANLFWKRWVRDYLPDITRRTKWHEQAKPLQVGDVVVIVDPEHPRSCWPKGRVIGVTSSGRQTRKATVQTLHGIYERPTVKLAVLDVRREME